Proteins co-encoded in one Pelobates fuscus isolate aPelFus1 chromosome 5, aPelFus1.pri, whole genome shotgun sequence genomic window:
- the PPP1R3B gene encoding protein phosphatase 1 regulatory subunit 3B codes for MPWIVTPMSSTSFLDLFPHKTMAVDIAMKFYLQSPPLRRERVECRISQKSNKPLRPCIQTNSKMIINERNHKESKVKKRVTFADSRGLALTMVKVYSELDDQFEIPFNITELIDNIVNLTTVEKERLVLDFVQPSADYLDFRNRLNADFVCLENCMLKEKALVGTVKVKNLAFQKSVKIRMTFNSWQTFTDYECEYVKDTYAGSDRDTFSFDISLPENVQLHERIEFAICFECEGKTYWDSNKGQNYRIICPNLKRLPDFQSNHSEPDYNLSFDQFGSPRCSYGIFPEWPSYSGFDKLGPYY; via the exons ATGCCCTGGATTGTGACACCGATGAGTTCAACCAG ttttctggatttatttccaCATAAGACTATGGCTGTGGATATAGCGATGAAATTTTATTTGCAATCCCCACCTCTCAGAAGAGAACGTGTCGAATGCAGAATTTCTCAAAAAAGCAACAAGCCTTTGAGGCCATGCATCCAGACGAACAGCAAAATGATCATTAATGAGCGAAACCACAAAGAAAGTAAAGTGAAAAAACGTGTCACGTTTGCAGATAGCCGAGGCCTTGCCCTTACTATGGTGAAGGTATATTCAGAGCTTGATGACCAATTTGAAATTCCATTTAACATCACAGAACTGATAGATAATATTGTCAACTTGACAACCGTGGAGAAAGAACGTCTTGTGCTGGACTTCGTACAACCTTCTGCTGACTACTTGGACTTCAGGAACCGTTTAAATGCTGACTTTGTTTGTCTAGAGAACTGTATGCTTAAAGAAAAGGCTCTGGTAGGCACCGTGAAGGTCAAAAATCTTGCTTTCCAGAAAAGCGTGAAAATAAGGATGACCTTTAATTCTTGGCAAACCTTTACTGACTATGAGTGCGAGTATGTCAAGGACACATATGCTGGTTCCGATAGAGACACTTTCTCCTTTGATATAAGTCTACCAGAGAACGTTCAGTTGCATGAGCGGATAGAGTTTGCAATTTGCTTTGAGTGTGAAGGGAAAACCTACTGGGACAGCAACAAAGGACAAAATTACAGAATCATTTGCCCTAACCTCAAAAGGCTGCCTGACTTTCAGAGCAACCATTCTGAACCGGATTATAACCTTTCTTTCGATCAGTTTGGAAGCCCAAGGTGTTCTTATGGAATATTTCCAGAATGGCCCAGCTACTCTGGGTTTGATAAGCTAGGACCTTACTATTAA